Proteins encoded by one window of Paenibacillus sp. DCT19:
- a CDS encoding amidase family protein, with the protein MSQSPKILLDVGKVLLQNRSATHQDNEFSVEAIAESGAYDASDVEPTFSRFLIADEAWGLPEENDRSTLLSKLHELPNWKQASTSIQLTAPTESLADWSAAFRVLQGLEIAHEHGDWLIKERPAFGPGIAERFEWACTLEASAHTTESDLRTRIRGSLIELLGDDGLLAIPTAPGPAPLLGLQGAQAEAYRAKTMQLSCIAGLSGLPQVTVPVIREDGLPIGLSFIGGANTDLKLLRWMAEHFTEEVRG; encoded by the coding sequence ATGAGCCAATCTCCGAAGATTCTGTTAGATGTGGGCAAGGTACTACTACAAAATAGATCGGCAACTCATCAAGATAATGAATTCAGCGTAGAAGCGATTGCAGAAAGCGGTGCATATGACGCATCCGATGTTGAACCAACATTCTCGCGTTTCCTCATTGCAGATGAAGCTTGGGGTCTGCCAGAGGAAAACGATCGTTCAACCCTACTCTCGAAGCTGCACGAACTGCCCAACTGGAAGCAGGCTAGCACTTCAATCCAATTAACAGCACCTACGGAGAGCTTGGCGGACTGGTCGGCAGCGTTCCGTGTTCTTCAAGGGTTAGAAATTGCCCATGAACATGGCGATTGGTTGATAAAGGAACGTCCAGCATTCGGCCCTGGTATCGCAGAACGATTTGAGTGGGCTTGTACACTGGAGGCATCTGCACATACCACCGAGAGTGACCTACGTACTCGAATTCGCGGCAGCCTTATTGAACTGCTCGGCGATGACGGACTCCTGGCAATTCCAACTGCTCCAGGCCCCGCCCCACTACTCGGGCTACAAGGCGCGCAAGCCGAGGCCTATCGAGCAAAGACCATGCAACTCTCTTGCATCGCAGGGCTTTCAGGTTTACCTCAGGTTACCGTGCCAGTCATTCGTGAGGATGGACTGCCCATCGGGCTATCCTTTATTGGTGGCGCTAATACCGATCTTAAGCTACTACGTTGGATGGCAGAACATTTCACAGAAGAGGTGCGCGGATGA
- a CDS encoding uracil/xanthine transporter: MNNIIRLRSGLAGLQWLFFLFTNTVVIPITVGAAFALPQDKIQFLIQCSFVLTGLACVVQAAFGHQRSVMEGQSGLWWGVILSLSAAAPSLGISLTELGGSLAVGIVISGVITILIGVCGLAAPLSKLFTPGVMAVFMFLLGCRLNMIFLEGMLGISSGSSTEATTIQPTVFLLSAAVAVFVAVLSVKARPAIGQYALLIGILGGWVLYTLIFGRDSETSSTGTLDIGWFPLGDPWHGLNIGVVMIAIIAGLVNASNTFGALKGTDHIYEQEASDKQYRRSFTISGVFAVLSGLLGLVPYAPYVSSVGFLQQTRIRDRLPFVIGGLLFAGIGLIPAISGLLTQLPLSIGSAVLLVTYLRLLGSSLQYFGQIQMDAANLYRTAAPLFVGVIVMGLPSEYFASLPHCYVRYSEMVCSSAFYWH, encoded by the coding sequence ATGAACAATATCATCCGGCTGCGCTCAGGACTTGCTGGGTTGCAGTGGCTCTTTTTCTTATTTACAAATACAGTCGTCATTCCAATCACGGTAGGGGCGGCATTTGCATTACCGCAAGACAAAATCCAATTCTTAATTCAATGCTCATTTGTTCTTACAGGGCTCGCCTGCGTGGTACAAGCAGCGTTTGGGCATCAAAGATCGGTCATGGAAGGACAGTCAGGATTGTGGTGGGGTGTCATTCTGAGCCTCAGCGCGGCTGCGCCTTCACTGGGCATCTCCCTGACGGAGCTGGGCGGTAGTCTGGCCGTGGGTATCGTGATCTCAGGTGTCATCACTATTCTAATCGGCGTTTGCGGACTTGCGGCCCCGTTGTCGAAGTTGTTTACGCCAGGCGTGATGGCTGTATTTATGTTTCTCCTCGGTTGCCGGCTGAACATGATTTTTCTGGAAGGAATGCTCGGGATCTCCTCGGGATCTTCTACGGAAGCAACAACGATTCAACCCACCGTGTTTCTGTTATCAGCAGCCGTGGCTGTTTTCGTCGCAGTCTTATCCGTAAAAGCAAGACCTGCGATTGGACAGTATGCGTTACTGATTGGGATTCTGGGTGGATGGGTGCTATACACACTCATTTTCGGCAGAGATAGCGAGACATCCAGCACAGGAACACTTGACATAGGTTGGTTCCCTCTCGGTGATCCATGGCACGGCCTAAACATAGGCGTTGTCATGATTGCGATCATCGCCGGTCTGGTTAATGCCTCGAACACATTCGGCGCTCTGAAGGGGACAGATCACATTTACGAACAAGAAGCCTCTGACAAGCAGTATAGACGTTCCTTTACGATCAGCGGTGTGTTTGCGGTTCTGTCAGGGCTACTCGGGCTGGTACCCTACGCTCCTTACGTTTCATCTGTAGGTTTTCTTCAACAGACCCGTATTCGAGACCGACTCCCATTTGTCATTGGTGGTCTACTCTTCGCGGGAATCGGTCTGATCCCGGCAATCAGCGGTTTGCTGACACAACTACCGCTCAGCATCGGGAGCGCTGTATTATTAGTAACATATCTACGACTACTCGGTTCATCACTACAATATTTCGGCCAGATTCAAATGGATGCAGCAAACTTGTACCGGACAGCAGCACCTCTGTTCGTTGGAGTCATCGTGATGGGATTGCCATCGGAATATTTCGCCTCCTTGCCCCACTGCTACGTCCGCTACTCGGAAATGGTCTGCTCGTCGGCATTTTACTGGCACTAG
- a CDS encoding fumarylacetoacetate hydrolase family protein, with protein MKLVTIEHQGQEQLAFLTDRGVIPLTWLNEDQNSDWYTSLFTLLQNKQLKTLQDWYVSGGQETLSALPALPVDAVSYRALYRRPGKMIGVGMNYLAKAIELSGRPAEDEPVIFLKPDTSLIGPGEAIRLPDGAGQITAEAELAIVIGQTCRNVTEHDAMNYVAGYTTSLDMTAKEIHARNPRFMQRAKSFDTFLSLGSSLSTPDEYVDLPNLIVETVLNGEVMHHNTVSRMIFSPTYLISFLSHVMTLHPGDIILTGTPGSVVIEAGDEVECRIAGLKTLSNSVEN; from the coding sequence ATGAAACTAGTAACGATTGAACATCAAGGACAGGAGCAATTAGCGTTCCTGACAGATCGTGGCGTGATTCCACTGACTTGGCTGAATGAGGATCAAAACTCAGATTGGTATACAAGCCTTTTCACACTATTGCAAAACAAACAACTGAAGACTTTGCAAGACTGGTACGTTAGTGGCGGACAGGAGACCCTCTCCGCTCTTCCTGCACTGCCAGTGGACGCTGTATCTTACCGCGCGCTATACCGCCGACCTGGCAAAATGATTGGGGTTGGCATGAACTACCTGGCAAAAGCCATCGAGCTGTCAGGACGCCCTGCCGAGGATGAGCCTGTCATCTTTCTGAAACCCGACACGTCGCTGATTGGCCCCGGCGAAGCGATTCGTCTACCGGATGGAGCTGGACAGATCACGGCAGAGGCAGAGCTAGCCATCGTCATTGGGCAGACATGCAGAAATGTTACCGAGCACGATGCTATGAATTACGTAGCCGGTTATACCACTTCTCTCGATATGACGGCTAAGGAGATTCACGCGCGTAATCCTAGATTTATGCAAAGAGCCAAAAGCTTCGATACGTTCCTGAGCCTTGGCTCCTCCTTATCTACTCCTGACGAATACGTTGATCTGCCTAATCTTATAGTTGAAACTGTACTGAATGGCGAAGTCATGCACCACAATACCGTTAGCCGAATGATCTTCTCACCCACATACTTAATCTCTTTCCTTTCACATGTAATGACATTACATCCGGGAGATATCATTTTGACAGGCACACCTGGTTCAGTCGTCATTGAAGCTGGTGATGAAGTGGAATGCCGGATTGCTGGGTTAAAAACATTGAGCAATTCGGTAGAAAACTGA
- a CDS encoding alanine--glyoxylate aminotransferase family protein gives MTKYREIHAPLRTIMTPGPVEVDPRVLRAMATPILGQFDPAFTQMMNETMDMLRQTFQTKNQWAFPVDGTSRSGLEAVLCSLIEPGDKVLVPIFGRFGHLLTEIAERHGAELHLMECPWGEVFDQQAVIDEVKRVQPKIVAIVHGETSTGCMQPLDLIGPACRELGVLTVVDAVASIGGAPVKVDEWQLDAVIGGTQKCISVPSGMAPVTYNERVEQILASRKKVERGVALDSDRRDVAHPIRSNYFDLSQLQDYWGPRRLNHHTEATSMLYALREGLRILLDEGLEERFERHKQHEKALMAGIRGMGLELFNDVDWKLPVVTCVKIPQGVDGESVRSMLLHQFGIEIASSFGPLHGQIWRIGTMGYSCRKENVLFVLSALEAVLIRHNAPIVIGRGVQEALNVYE, from the coding sequence ATGACGAAGTACCGGGAAATCCATGCACCTTTGAGAACAATCATGACACCAGGACCGGTCGAAGTAGATCCGAGAGTCCTACGAGCAATGGCAACACCGATTCTAGGTCAATTCGATCCGGCATTCACGCAAATGATGAACGAGACGATGGATATGTTAAGACAAACGTTTCAAACAAAGAATCAATGGGCTTTCCCGGTTGACGGCACTTCCCGTTCAGGACTGGAAGCCGTATTGTGCAGCCTAATTGAACCTGGCGACAAAGTGCTCGTACCGATCTTCGGCCGTTTCGGCCACCTGCTGACAGAAATCGCTGAGCGCCACGGTGCTGAGCTGCATCTGATGGAATGCCCTTGGGGAGAAGTGTTCGACCAACAGGCTGTGATTGATGAGGTTAAACGGGTACAACCGAAGATTGTAGCCATTGTACATGGTGAAACTTCAACAGGCTGCATGCAGCCACTGGATTTAATCGGCCCAGCTTGCCGTGAGCTTGGTGTGCTAACAGTCGTCGATGCCGTTGCCTCCATTGGTGGTGCGCCAGTCAAAGTAGATGAGTGGCAGCTTGATGCGGTTATCGGGGGCACACAAAAGTGCATCTCCGTACCTTCCGGTATGGCTCCAGTTACGTACAACGAGCGGGTAGAACAGATTCTGGCAAGTCGGAAAAAGGTAGAGCGAGGCGTCGCACTAGACAGCGACCGTCGAGATGTAGCACACCCGATTCGCAGCAACTACTTTGATCTGAGTCAGTTGCAGGACTACTGGGGGCCACGTCGTCTAAACCATCATACCGAAGCAACGTCCATGCTATACGCGTTACGCGAGGGACTACGCATCCTGCTCGATGAAGGACTCGAAGAGCGCTTCGAACGTCATAAGCAGCATGAAAAAGCATTAATGGCAGGCATTCGCGGCATGGGGCTAGAATTATTTAACGACGTCGATTGGAAGCTGCCTGTGGTGACTTGCGTGAAGATTCCACAAGGGGTTGATGGTGAGTCTGTACGAAGCATGTTACTTCACCAGTTCGGCATTGAGATTGCTAGCTCATTCGGCCCGTTACATGGGCAAATCTGGCGAATCGGTACGATGGGTTATAGCTGCCGTAAGGAAAACGTGCTATTCGTACTATCCGCACTGGAAGCTGTGTTAATCCGACACAACGCTCCAATTGTCATCGGACGTGGAGTACAGGAAGCACTTAACGTGTATGAGTAA